The following proteins are co-located in the Aquarana catesbeiana isolate 2022-GZ linkage group LG02, ASM4218655v1, whole genome shotgun sequence genome:
- the LOC141129829 gene encoding olfactory receptor 5AP2-like, with protein MTKYFCTLGILFLMAKWNNTEFKEFILLGLTDNPTLEIILFVLFLIFYIVTLLGNIGIIVAVRLDSRLHSPMYFFLNNLSFLDLCYATIITPKTLVNFLSRSKTIGYYECAVQMYFFAASVTTECFLLGVMAYDRYAAICSPLLYSTIMAKKKCIQLVAGAYTLGYLNATLHTICTFQLPFCKTNKIDHFFCDVPPLLKLSCTKTTMNEILMFIFGGFAESSSLTTIIVSYSYIISTILSIRSKEGRKKAFSTCASHLLAVTIFYSTILFMYLRPSSKYTMSQDRVASVFYSVIIPMLNPLIYSLRNNEVSQALKKIKTKYCCK; from the coding sequence ATGACAAAATATTTCTGCACTTTAGGAATACTTTTTTTAATGGCAAAGTGGAATAACACTGAATTTAAGGAATTTATTCTATTAGGACTAACAGACAATCCCACACTTGAGATTATtctctttgttctttttttaattttctacatTGTCACTCTTCTTGGTAATATTGGCATCATTGTAGCAGTCAGACTTGATTCTCGACTCCACAGCCCtatgtatttttttcttaataatttaTCATTTCTAGACCTTTGCTATGCCACAATTATAACCCCTAAAACGTTGGTCAATTTTCTGTCAAGATCAAAAACCATTGGTTATTATGAGTGTGCTGTACAGATGTATTTTTTTGCTGCATCTGTAACCACTGAATGCTTCTTATTGGGTGTCATGGCTTATGATCGCTATGCAGCAATATGTAGTCCACTCCTGTATTCCACTATAATGGCAAAGAAAAAATGCATACAGCTTGTAGCTGGAGCTTACACTCTGGGCTACCTCAATGCAACACTACATACAATTTGTACTTTCCAGTTGCCATTTTGTAAGACCAACAAGATTGATCACTTCTTTTGTGATGTCCCTCCTCTCCTAAAACTATCATGCACCAAGACCACCATGAATGAAATCCTGATGTTCATATTTGGAGGCTTTGCTGAGTCAAGCTCACTCACTACCATTATTGTCTCCTACAGCTATATTATATCAACTATACTTAGTATTCGCTCCAAGGAGGGAAGGAAGAAGGCATTTTCAACATGTGCCTCCCACTTATTGGCAGTTACCATATTTTACAGCACCATCCTTTTTATGTACTTAAGACCTTCCTCTAAATACACCATGAGCCAGGACAGAGTTGCTtctgttttttatagtgtcattaTTCCCATGTTAAACCCACTTATCTATAGTTTAAGGAATAATGAAGTATCACAGGCTTTAAAGAAGATTAAAACAAAATATTGTTGTAAATAA